In Cheilinus undulatus linkage group 14, ASM1832078v1, whole genome shotgun sequence, a genomic segment contains:
- the ttll2 gene encoding probable tubulin polyglutamylase TTLL2, whose product MAASLVFRLHDRGPELVREVLLERGWEEYDEEEREKEDWNLYWRGSDFRSSEYHNLLPWQRLNHHPKTAGITRKDYLARNLRRMRATFASSLYDFSPTAFILPNDYTHFLSEYNKQRLTRGPSVYWICKPVDLSRGRGIFVFEDIKDLVYDCSVIVQRYISDPLLISGYKFDLRIYVCVKSFHPLTVYIHQEGLVRFATEKYNLMSLQNLYAHLTNTSINKLGPFYRTQKEKVGQGCKWTMSKFRHFLHGQDINENLLWQRINNIVTLTLLTITPSVPSCPNCVELFGFDILIDVKFKPWLLEVNYSPALTLDCQTDITVKKRLISDLVDLMNYTLVDSLRKRAYQRRVFKKSCFPANLSSNASIPIFPKFKEDKFQKKSNGAQSNRTCTLPMLKTRHQLEKLNQRQSRQCSFIANNQRNLPPVDLNMIQPVSGGIITKTATNKNLNTILGPRSRTNVSVVNRQTCPALAPRLIGNRRLHESEVTDCDDTETEAELSVETDVSSLIHDIQKNGRGFRCPAVPWKLPDIHCTSNRRKRISAQKRPNVPPLRVGDFIRTFPFNTATLRASQHELNVKEIMQELHKLTNQLAKPEKKRRREKDAGNMDKDPEDFESLLWGPKDPPLISQCCFSSSDIKATGSLTKHLNLFYPFTVRNMDMKLKGYFGKKT is encoded by the exons ATGGCTGCGTCCCTGGTGTTCAGACTTCATGACAGAGGCCCTGAGCTGGTGAGGGAGGTGCTGCTGGAGCGAGGGTGGGAGGAATACGacgaagaagaaagagaaaaagaagactGGAACCTGTACTGGCGGGGATCTGATTTTCGCAGCTCAGAGTATCACAATCTGTTGCCATGGCAGCGACTCAACCACCACCCAAAGACTGCTGGCATCACACGCAAG GACTACCTGGCACGCAACCTGAGGAGGATGAGAGCCACATTTGCCTCATCTCTTTATGACTTCAGTCCCACTGCCTTTATCCTCCCCAACGActacacccacttcctgtctgaaTACAACAAACAGCGTCTGACCAGAGGGCCGTCTGTGTACTGGATATGTAAACCTGTGGATCTTTCCAGAGGCAGAGGGATCTTTGTCTTTGAGGACATTAAAGATTTGGTCTATGACTGCTCTGTAATTGTACAGAGGTACATCAGTGACCCTCTGCTGATCTCTGGCTACAAGTTTGACCTGAGGATCTACGTTTGCGTTAAGAGCTTTCATCCACTGACTGTTTACATCCATCAAGAAGGCCTGGTGAGATTCGCCACTGAGAAGTACAACCTGATGTCTCTGCAGAACCTTTACGCTCATCTCACCAACACTAGCATTAACAAGTTAGGTCCTTTCTACAGAACCCAAAAAGAAAAGGTTGGCCAAGGATGCAAGTGGACCATGAGCAAGTTCAGACATTTTCTACATGGCCAGGACATCAACGAGAATCTTTTATGGCAGAGGATCAACAACATAGTGACTCTGACTCTCCTTACAATCACACCATCTGTCCCTTCCTGTCCAAACTGTGTGGAGCTGTTTGGGTTTGATATACTCATTGATGTCAAGTTTAAGCCTTGGCTACTGGAAGTCAACTACAGCccagcattgactctggactgTCAGACTGACATCACTGTGAAAAAAAGGCTAATCAGCGATCTGGTGGATCTAATGAACTATACATTAGTGGACAGCTTGAGGAAGAGGGCTTATCAAAGACGAGTGTTCAAGAAGTCTTGCTTCCCTGCTAACCTTTCCTCAAATGCTTCAATACCTATTTTCCCAAAGTTCAAGGAGGACAAATTTCAAAAGAAATCAAATGGAGCCCAGTCAAATCGAACCTGCACTCTTCCTATGCTTAAAACTCGTCACCAGTTAGAAAAGCTCAACCAAAGACAGTCCAGGCAGTGTTCTTTCATAGCTAACAACCAAAGAAACCTTCCTCCAGTTGACTTAAACATGATACAACCTGTAAGTGGAGGGATAATTACCAAAACTGCTACCAACAAGAACCTAAATACGATACTGGGCCCACGTTCAAGGACAAACGTGTCAGTAGTAAACAGACAGACGTGTCCAGCTCTAGCACCAAGGCTGATAGGCAACAGGAGGCTTCATGAGTCTGAGGTTACAGACTGTGACGACACTGAAACAGAAGCTGAGCTTTCAGTAGAGACAGACGTTTCCTCTTTGATACATGATATCCAAAAGAATGGGCGTGGATTCAGATGTCCTGCTGTGCCCTGGAAGCTCCCAGATATCCACTG TACGAGCAACAGGAGGAAGAGGATTTCAGCACAGAAGAGACCAAATGTTCCTCCACTCAGAGTTGGAGACTTCATACGGACGTTTCCGTTCAACACAGCCACTCTGAGGGCCTCACAGCATGAACTGAATGTTAAAGAAATCATGCAGGAGCTTCACAAGCTGACCAATCAGTTAGccaaaccagaaaaaaagaggaggagagaaaaggaTGCCGGCAACATGGACAAAGATCCTGAAGATTTTGAATCACTGCTGTGGGGGCCAAAAGATCCTCCACTGATCAGTCAGTGTT GTTTTTCAAGCTCTGACATCAAAGCTACAGGCTCTCTTACAAAACACTTAAATCTTTTTTACCCCTTCACTGTACGAAACATGGACATGAAactaaagggatattttg GTAAGAAGACATAA